From a region of the Odoribacter splanchnicus DSM 20712 genome:
- a CDS encoding NVEALA domain-containing protein, which yields MKNKFRQNIVIGVIAIVGTMGYNLSINQENENVRLITGNIEALAEEEGGLDCNYNRHPSQCEIYVGAKGKVKLLGGSIISAGVDGYVRFDGQVACSRGGDFACTPIECKELYEIIF from the coding sequence ATGAAAAATAAATTCAGACAAAATATTGTAATTGGAGTAATTGCAATTGTTGGAACAATGGGATATAATCTCAGTATTAATCAAGAAAATGAAAATGTTCGACTTATAACAGGTAATATTGAAGCATTGGCAGAAGAAGAAGGCGGATTGGATTGCAACTACAATCGTCATCCATCGCAATGTGAAATTTATGTTGGCGCCAAAGGTAAAGTCAAATTATTGGGTGGTTCTATAATCAGTGCAGGAGTAGATGGGTATGTAAGATTTGACGGGCAAGTAGCTTGCAGCCGTGGAGGTGATTTTGCCTGTACGCCCATAGAATGCAAAGAACTTTACGAAATTATTTTCTAA